The following proteins are co-located in the Wenzhouxiangella marina genome:
- a CDS encoding S10 family peptidase, with product MPRALLLLLSLLLTPSAFADDHADRSEPANAEPRQSTTQHRIRIDGETVEYSATVGWLIMEDEGEPIARFGYTAYLRDTDQPAAERPIMFAFNGGPGSSSLWLHMGVLGPQRVLVNDAGYAAPPPARRVDNAFSIIDVADLVMVDPVGTGFSRPLGEAEGSRFWGVDQDIESVAAFIKQYITEQGRWASPKFILGESYGGIRGAGLAHHLQSRHGMNLNGVILVSPFLSASAGRDGGSLDLPHALYLSGLAATAWYHDRLEDRPEDLAAYVAEVDEFALNEYLPALTAGYTISEARKRAIAEQLARYTGTSSDYWLRADLRVSHQEFVQELARDDRLIAGRIDSRFIGPSINALNDRMDYDPFFPAVGPAYTAAFFDYLHNELDFGRDEDYKTTAWPLDWDWSHVDPDGRQQPAVDLLPDLSRAMIMNPGLRLHIQQGYYDLATPVGATNYYLRHLNIPAEARERIRYDLYPAGHMMYLHDESLRQYRDDLVEFIESALP from the coding sequence ATGCCACGCGCCCTGCTTCTGCTGCTCAGCCTGCTGCTGACACCCTCCGCTTTCGCCGACGACCATGCCGACAGGTCCGAACCGGCAAATGCCGAGCCTCGACAATCGACCACCCAGCACCGCATCCGCATCGACGGCGAGACGGTCGAGTACAGCGCCACCGTCGGCTGGCTGATCATGGAAGACGAGGGCGAGCCGATCGCCCGCTTCGGTTACACCGCCTACCTGCGGGACACCGACCAACCCGCGGCCGAACGCCCCATCATGTTCGCCTTCAACGGCGGCCCAGGATCCTCCTCCCTGTGGCTGCACATGGGCGTGCTCGGCCCGCAGCGGGTACTGGTCAACGACGCCGGCTATGCCGCACCGCCGCCGGCCCGGCGCGTGGACAATGCGTTCAGCATCATCGACGTGGCCGACCTGGTCATGGTCGACCCGGTCGGCACGGGCTTCAGCCGGCCCCTCGGCGAGGCCGAAGGCAGCCGCTTCTGGGGCGTGGATCAGGACATCGAATCGGTGGCGGCCTTCATCAAGCAGTACATCACCGAACAGGGCCGCTGGGCGTCACCCAAGTTCATCCTCGGCGAGAGCTACGGCGGAATCCGTGGCGCCGGCCTGGCCCATCATCTGCAGAGCCGCCACGGCATGAACCTGAACGGCGTGATCCTGGTCTCGCCCTTCCTGTCGGCCTCGGCCGGTCGGGACGGCGGCAGCCTGGACCTGCCGCACGCGCTCTACCTGTCGGGCCTGGCGGCCACGGCCTGGTATCACGACCGGCTGGAAGATCGACCGGAAGACCTCGCCGCCTACGTGGCCGAAGTGGACGAGTTCGCGCTGAACGAGTACCTGCCTGCACTCACCGCCGGCTACACGATCAGCGAAGCCCGCAAGCGCGCCATCGCCGAGCAGCTGGCCCGCTACACGGGCACCAGCAGCGACTACTGGCTGCGCGCCGATCTCCGCGTCTCGCATCAGGAGTTCGTACAGGAACTCGCCCGCGATGACCGCCTGATTGCCGGACGCATCGACTCGCGCTTCATCGGGCCTTCGATCAATGCCCTGAACGACCGCATGGACTATGATCCCTTCTTTCCCGCGGTCGGTCCGGCCTACACAGCAGCCTTCTTCGATTACCTGCACAACGAGCTGGACTTCGGCCGCGACGAGGACTACAAGACCACCGCCTGGCCGCTGGACTGGGACTGGAGCCATGTCGATCCCGATGGCCGCCAGCAGCCCGCCGTCGACCTGCTGCCGGACCTGTCCCGGGCGATGATCATGAACCCGGGCCTTCGCCTGCACATCCAGCAGGGCTACTACGATCTGGCCACGCCGGTGGGCGCGACCAATTACTACCTGCGCCACCTGAACATCCCGGCCGAGGCGCGCGAGCGCATCCGCTACGATCTGTATCCGGCCGGGCACATGATGTATCTCCACGATGAATCCCTGCGCCAGTACCGCGACGACCTGGTCGAATTCATCGAGTCCGCCCTGCCCTGA
- a CDS encoding Calx-beta domain-containing protein: MSGLTPEVVALGPAGALPQNRRFAAAWIERVEQGGVTHEYVLAALVDGAGNVVTGPNRLGRYEFEQSVSNPSITVDERGFFTVIWSALEIVSNSDFTQDVYARTFSFNASATNQLCPSDGGGLQEPLVNPAALWSSEEVLPTTTGNAILQRPRLHIDADSAASGRTVILVADHRASPYWGLYALSTELFAGTPPADEVQRCEDPYAYLSRDPLTGYDVTTFVTGNAEAKVRGRVAINENNNRSVVVWRAQEGGIFGQRLTPSGQLEGGELTIVAPSANVQQSFHDPDVDYAVDGTFRVVWERHQYQIGGGNPAVSEILMSNFTEDGNATQEAVLVDQETAVNGRFIRSLRYPRVNASDLDGDFAVSYSRQQQTCPHDNENDFGNWFLSTSCAGDASDIVFGPNGGSCSLNLTYTNTSSTGSRCRARVNVVPFDEDTAFQGLQLSPDSPWAWDDFGSFVRAVTLQATPNDFSIEERCALITYSSPYSQRTRLVRQPCQNGSGIPCRSCEEQAQELGIVLPTDELPPETASVDRSDETTGLPPTNDVDVRLRWFEAGYERDSATPVPPVTVNSHPRSNGSTSLALSRSGEMMLAWMAVNVPVLDAEGVMVGVEAQPLVVQSLESPVELSINDVGILEGPLGRATANFTVSASKPYPYLPTDCADDGDPMTPLPSTPQPSVTLLTANDTATFQSGDYERTTRTLTFADQCDPEQEWQSQLAFSVPVTDDLVYEDTESFFVDMFDETNAIVVRRQGIGAIVDNDPPAVVQPPSEQVFICEDGSLPSTAGSPPGGPLVYSCDENAEATGFVEIPVELSVVQEVEGSVEFTTVNGVSFGTIGGAESGLQNDYEPVIGELQFLPGNDRAFLSIDLVDDGFAELQEQFFVELTGSTNLTLPEGATPEETLAARRITVNIIDNDTCSTPPQWVLADGDGTPGAAPPRLPQAGTEEERTGYFCVINDAVGGFGECPWATRLDIDPDDFDAIWLERKDIPFSPPEDYPSPPSQQEIDEGVAACAQVAGATGAIRYRAISDNLPTENNEQPASRSERIIFANGDPATVPRTIEQAGSGACSATITPAVISVLPVGGEVTLDVDFGGVPGCEFNQWTAEVIQGAPWLSIDEVSSGAGNGTVSVSIQPFVLDQTPVGGAEPPRRGRLTIASIQVPVEQEAPLFDHFDDGIPPSSSAWFYTEPSAWSEPLDGTQPGNGTHLIADTDSIARLIADPIFAGCSRCLLESSVRFDQFSKGRITIYLWWQGEDDHLRLTVDEFRDEWTLTQRVDGTDHELRRYLSDVQVGIEYAVRIEFRNEQSGPLILVDVSGQGMCTTPQAGPNVCLPYDADPDPDPIAVDYVIGSGTVGLEVEATRASFNLLRVIRADGETPVLHRLFNDRFEVPSN, translated from the coding sequence TTGTCCGGACTGACGCCGGAGGTGGTGGCGCTGGGACCGGCGGGTGCCCTGCCGCAGAACCGCCGTTTTGCAGCGGCATGGATCGAGCGGGTCGAGCAAGGCGGGGTGACGCATGAATATGTCCTGGCAGCGCTCGTCGATGGGGCTGGCAATGTCGTGACCGGGCCAAACCGTCTGGGGCGCTATGAATTCGAACAATCGGTTTCGAATCCATCGATCACCGTCGATGAACGGGGGTTCTTCACCGTGATCTGGTCTGCGCTGGAGATCGTCAGCAACAGCGATTTCACGCAGGACGTCTATGCCAGAACCTTCTCTTTCAACGCCAGCGCCACCAATCAGCTCTGTCCTTCCGATGGGGGCGGCCTGCAAGAGCCGCTGGTCAATCCGGCAGCCCTCTGGTCGAGCGAGGAAGTCCTTCCGACCACGACGGGCAACGCGATTCTGCAGCGTCCTCGCCTGCACATCGATGCGGATTCCGCCGCCTCGGGCCGCACGGTCATTCTGGTGGCCGACCATCGGGCCTCGCCCTATTGGGGGCTCTATGCGCTCAGTACCGAGCTCTTTGCGGGTACGCCACCGGCAGACGAAGTGCAACGCTGCGAGGATCCTTATGCCTATCTCTCCCGAGACCCCTTGACGGGCTATGACGTCACGACCTTCGTGACGGGCAATGCAGAGGCCAAAGTCCGGGGGAGGGTGGCGATCAATGAAAACAACAACCGCTCGGTGGTGGTCTGGCGGGCTCAGGAAGGGGGGATCTTCGGTCAGCGTCTTACCCCCTCGGGTCAGCTCGAGGGTGGCGAACTGACCATCGTGGCGCCTTCGGCGAATGTACAGCAGAGCTTCCATGATCCAGATGTCGACTATGCGGTGGACGGTACCTTCCGCGTGGTCTGGGAGCGGCATCAGTACCAGATTGGCGGTGGCAATCCAGCCGTCAGCGAAATCCTCATGTCGAACTTCACCGAAGACGGAAACGCCACGCAGGAGGCGGTGCTCGTGGATCAGGAGACGGCAGTGAACGGGCGCTTCATCCGATCGCTACGCTATCCCAGAGTCAACGCGTCTGACCTCGATGGTGACTTTGCCGTCAGCTATTCGCGACAACAGCAGACTTGCCCGCATGACAACGAAAACGACTTCGGTAATTGGTTCCTCAGCACCTCCTGTGCCGGTGACGCCTCCGATATCGTTTTCGGGCCCAACGGGGGCAGCTGCTCCCTGAACCTGACCTATACGAACACGAGCTCGACGGGATCTCGCTGCCGTGCGCGCGTGAATGTCGTTCCCTTTGATGAGGATACGGCCTTCCAGGGCCTGCAGCTGAGCCCGGACTCTCCCTGGGCCTGGGATGACTTCGGCAGCTTCGTGCGCGCGGTCACCCTGCAAGCGACCCCCAATGACTTCAGTATCGAAGAGCGCTGTGCGCTGATTACCTACAGCTCGCCCTACAGCCAACGGACTCGCCTTGTCCGCCAGCCCTGCCAGAACGGCTCCGGAATACCCTGTCGCAGCTGCGAGGAACAGGCCCAGGAACTGGGTATCGTTTTGCCCACGGATGAACTGCCTCCCGAGACTGCGTCGGTCGATCGGTCTGACGAGACGACCGGCCTGCCGCCGACCAACGACGTCGACGTTCGCCTGCGCTGGTTCGAGGCCGGGTATGAAAGGGACTCGGCCACGCCAGTACCGCCGGTCACCGTCAATTCTCACCCAAGAAGCAACGGTTCGACGAGCCTGGCCCTGAGCCGTAGCGGCGAGATGATGCTGGCCTGGATGGCCGTGAATGTGCCGGTGCTTGATGCCGAAGGAGTGATGGTTGGCGTCGAGGCGCAGCCACTGGTGGTCCAGAGTCTGGAGTCGCCGGTGGAGTTGAGCATCAATGACGTCGGTATTCTCGAGGGCCCCCTGGGCCGGGCGACGGCCAATTTCACGGTGTCGGCCAGCAAGCCTTATCCCTACCTTCCGACGGATTGTGCCGATGACGGCGATCCGATGACGCCGCTGCCGAGCACCCCCCAACCCTCGGTGACCTTGTTGACCGCCAACGATACGGCGACCTTCCAGAGTGGTGACTACGAGCGAACGACCCGGACCCTGACCTTTGCCGATCAGTGTGACCCCGAGCAGGAATGGCAGAGCCAGCTGGCCTTCTCCGTGCCCGTCACGGATGATTTGGTGTACGAGGATACGGAGTCCTTCTTCGTCGACATGTTCGATGAGACGAACGCGATCGTTGTTCGCCGCCAGGGCATCGGCGCCATTGTCGACAATGATCCTCCGGCCGTGGTCCAGCCACCCTCGGAGCAGGTGTTCATCTGCGAGGACGGCTCGCTGCCGAGCACGGCGGGCTCGCCACCGGGCGGTCCGCTGGTCTATTCCTGTGACGAGAACGCGGAGGCCACTGGCTTCGTTGAAATCCCCGTCGAGCTCTCGGTGGTCCAGGAGGTCGAAGGCTCGGTCGAGTTCACGACGGTCAACGGGGTTTCCTTCGGCACGATCGGAGGAGCGGAATCCGGCCTGCAGAACGACTACGAGCCCGTAATCGGTGAGCTCCAGTTCCTTCCAGGCAATGACAGGGCCTTCCTCTCCATCGACCTGGTGGACGATGGCTTTGCCGAATTGCAGGAGCAGTTCTTTGTCGAGTTGACCGGTTCGACCAACCTGACCTTGCCGGAGGGGGCCACACCAGAGGAAACCCTGGCCGCGCGCAGGATCACCGTGAACATCATCGACAACGACACCTGTTCGACACCGCCTCAGTGGGTGCTGGCCGATGGTGATGGCACGCCGGGTGCCGCGCCGCCGAGGCTGCCCCAGGCCGGTACCGAGGAAGAGCGGACGGGATATTTCTGCGTGATCAATGACGCGGTAGGTGGCTTCGGCGAATGTCCCTGGGCCACCCGTCTGGACATCGACCCCGATGACTTCGATGCGATCTGGCTGGAGCGGAAGGACATTCCCTTCAGCCCGCCGGAGGATTACCCATCTCCCCCGTCACAGCAGGAAATCGATGAGGGCGTGGCCGCCTGCGCTCAGGTGGCCGGCGCCACCGGTGCAATTCGTTACCGGGCCATCAGCGACAACCTCCCGACCGAGAACAACGAGCAGCCCGCCTCGAGAAGCGAACGCATCATCTTCGCCAACGGGGACCCTGCAACCGTCCCGCGCACGATCGAACAGGCCGGTAGCGGTGCCTGCAGCGCCACCATCACCCCGGCGGTCATCAGCGTGCTCCCCGTGGGTGGCGAGGTGACCCTGGATGTCGATTTCGGAGGGGTTCCGGGCTGCGAATTCAATCAATGGACGGCGGAGGTCATTCAGGGCGCGCCCTGGTTGAGCATCGACGAGGTGAGCAGCGGCGCTGGCAACGGCACCGTGTCGGTTTCGATCCAGCCTTTCGTGCTCGATCAAACCCCCGTGGGTGGAGCGGAACCGCCGCGCCGGGGTCGGTTGACCATCGCCAGCATTCAGGTGCCCGTCGAGCAAGAAGCGCCCCTCTTCGACCATTTCGATGACGGCATCCCACCCTCGTCGTCTGCCTGGTTCTACACCGAGCCTTCGGCCTGGTCAGAGCCGCTGGACGGTACCCAGCCGGGCAATGGAACGCATCTGATCGCGGATACGGACAGCATCGCGCGGCTGATCGCCGATCCGATCTTCGCGGGCTGCAGCCGCTGTCTGCTTGAATCGAGCGTCCGATTCGATCAGTTCAGCAAGGGCCGCATCACGATCTATCTCTGGTGGCAGGGAGAGGATGACCACCTCCGGCTGACCGTGGACGAGTTCCGGGATGAGTGGACCTTGACGCAGCGCGTGGATGGCACGGACCACGAACTGAGGAGGTATCTGAGCGATGTTCAGGTGGGCATCGAGTATGCCGTTCGCATCGAGTTCAGGAACGAGCAGAGTGGCCCCCTGATTCTGGTCGATGTGAGCGGTCAGGGAATGTGCACGACGCCACAGGCCGGGCCGAACGTCTGTCTGCCCTACGATGCGGATCCTGACCCGGACCCGATCGCTGTCGACTACGTGATCGGCAGTGGCACGGTCGGCCTGGAGGTCGAAGCGACGCGAGCCAGCTTCAACCTGTTGCGAGTGATTCGAGCCGATGGTGAGACCCCGGTCCTGCATCGATTGTTCAATGACCGTTTCGAGGTTCCCAGCAACTGA
- a CDS encoding manganese efflux pump MntP family protein encodes MLTGVLLGLTALGLSADAFAASLARGAVTHRPGLAPATRNGVIFGGVEGAMCLLGWLLASTFAALISAIDHWIALLLLGFIGGRMIHEAFSDEEDDERRRSDGLGLTLLTAIGTSIDSAVVGVALYLAGSPAWAALVVGTTSVIMSTLGFLLGPVASRLLGRRAEIAGGLILIGIGLSIWIDHVLL; translated from the coding sequence ATGTTGACTGGCGTATTACTCGGCCTGACGGCCCTGGGACTCTCCGCCGATGCCTTCGCCGCCTCCCTGGCGCGCGGCGCCGTCACGCACCGCCCCGGCCTGGCCCCGGCCACGCGCAACGGCGTGATCTTCGGCGGCGTGGAGGGCGCCATGTGCCTGCTCGGCTGGCTGCTCGCCTCGACCTTCGCCGCCCTGATCAGCGCCATCGACCACTGGATCGCCCTGCTGTTGCTCGGCTTCATCGGCGGGCGGATGATCCATGAGGCCTTCAGCGACGAGGAGGACGACGAACGACGTCGCTCGGATGGACTGGGCCTGACCCTGCTGACCGCGATCGGTACCAGCATCGATTCCGCCGTGGTCGGGGTTGCCCTCTACCTGGCCGGCAGCCCGGCGTGGGCCGCCCTGGTCGTCGGCACCACCTCGGTCATCATGAGCACCCTGGGCTTCCTGCTCGGCCCCGTCGCCAGCCGCCTGCTGGGCCGGCGCGCCGAAATCGCCGGCGGCCTGATCCTGATCGGCATCGGCCTGAGCATCTGGATCGATCACGTGCTGCTCTGA
- a CDS encoding anti-sigma factor family protein — MMNTQDPTRFSIDDVTLSAWLDEELDASEARQVQAAVDAQPELQQRVARMMVNERRLREHYTDMAQARPMPEALTALLMDDEPAPRPWFLRLTDWSLRTLPRPALATAALALALVVGIQLGEQGDSTPALSLQELAQVDPGHAWFELLESAPAGQTVSLDGAQRGQVALSYRDADGDWCRQFEIQSPAEGSALAAVACRAAGRWQIGLAQPVPLRQQDEDVFRAASGDQAPAIDAYIMEHLAGDLLLGADETEVIEQGWP, encoded by the coding sequence ATGATGAACACCCAAGACCCGACCCGGTTCAGCATCGACGACGTCACCCTCTCGGCCTGGCTCGACGAAGAGCTCGATGCATCCGAAGCCCGTCAGGTGCAGGCGGCGGTGGACGCTCAGCCCGAACTGCAGCAGCGTGTGGCCCGGATGATGGTCAACGAGCGACGCCTGCGCGAGCACTACACGGACATGGCTCAGGCGCGCCCCATGCCAGAGGCCCTGACTGCCTTGCTGATGGATGACGAGCCGGCGCCCCGACCCTGGTTTCTCCGCCTGACCGACTGGAGCCTTCGAACACTGCCGCGTCCGGCCCTGGCGACGGCCGCGCTGGCTCTGGCCCTGGTCGTGGGAATCCAGCTGGGCGAGCAGGGTGACAGCACGCCTGCCCTGTCCCTGCAGGAGCTGGCTCAGGTCGATCCGGGCCATGCCTGGTTCGAACTGCTGGAATCCGCGCCCGCGGGCCAGACCGTTTCCCTGGACGGAGCGCAGCGGGGGCAGGTGGCGCTGAGCTATCGTGATGCCGATGGTGACTGGTGCCGTCAGTTCGAAATCCAGTCACCGGCCGAAGGCTCGGCACTGGCGGCGGTCGCCTGTCGTGCGGCGGGTCGATGGCAGATCGGCCTGGCGCAACCGGTGCCACTTCGCCAACAGGACGAAGATGTCTTCCGCGCCGCCAGCGGTGATCAGGCCCCGGCCATCGATGCCTATATCATGGAGCACCTGGCCGGCGACCTGCTGCTGGGCGCGGACGAGACCGAAGTGATCGAGCAGGGCTGGCCATGA
- a CDS encoding surface lipoprotein assembly modifier produces MPHDSSAFPFAGPMAGVLLSAFSLGVSSTGLAQEDGAAWPIEVTVAAGLQYDDLVTVEELDQVRNVGDAAAVLDLDLDYERNFDQGTDLSLGYSLSQKSYFDESEFDLQIHNLSFGLKQNFEHFDLGIETYHVQARLDGDELLSFTHLSPYFTRFLTRRLYLRGSYFYRDKDFPENPGRDGNVHAADADLYFFIDGTRHYVVAGLRYEDEDTRDAAFDYRGQQLELRYSRRFDLYGERPVRLRLDWRYEDRDYRSVTPSIGQRRDDQRQRWRVRVDLPISQRLTALLSYQYRDHESDLPSADFSDNRFEAQLEMSF; encoded by the coding sequence ATGCCCCACGATTCATCCGCGTTCCCTTTCGCCGGCCCCATGGCCGGCGTTCTGCTGTCGGCCTTCTCACTGGGCGTGTCCAGCACCGGGCTTGCTCAGGAGGACGGTGCAGCCTGGCCGATCGAGGTCACCGTCGCCGCCGGCCTCCAGTACGACGACCTGGTCACGGTCGAGGAGCTGGACCAGGTGCGCAATGTCGGGGATGCGGCGGCCGTGCTCGATCTCGACCTGGACTACGAAAGGAACTTCGATCAGGGCACGGATCTGAGCCTGGGCTACAGCCTGTCGCAGAAGAGCTACTTCGATGAGTCGGAGTTCGACCTCCAGATCCACAATCTGAGCTTCGGTCTCAAGCAGAACTTCGAGCACTTCGATCTGGGCATCGAGACCTACCATGTCCAGGCCAGGCTCGATGGCGACGAGTTGCTCAGCTTTACCCACCTCTCGCCCTACTTCACTCGCTTCCTGACCCGTCGCCTCTACCTTCGCGGTTCCTACTTCTATCGAGACAAGGACTTCCCGGAGAACCCCGGGCGTGACGGGAACGTCCATGCGGCGGATGCGGACCTGTACTTCTTCATCGATGGCACTCGGCACTATGTCGTTGCCGGCCTGCGATACGAGGACGAAGACACGCGTGATGCGGCCTTCGATTATCGGGGGCAGCAGCTGGAGCTGCGTTATTCACGGCGCTTCGATCTGTATGGTGAGCGACCCGTCCGACTGCGCCTGGACTGGCGCTATGAAGACCGCGACTATCGCTCGGTCACGCCGTCCATCGGTCAACGCCGCGATGACCAGCGCCAGCGCTGGCGCGTTCGAGTGGACCTGCCGATCAGTCAGCGTCTGACGGCCCTGCTCAGCTACCAGTACCGCGATCACGAGTCGGATCTTCCATCGGCGGACTTCAGCGACAACCGCTTCGAAGCCCAGCTGGAGATGTCTTTCTAG
- a CDS encoding RNA polymerase sigma factor, producing the protein MTESSAHPAWSFAEPGAAQPSWRAESAAGFGKMERPREPSAPVREGLIGHEGQTTSGSALKHSNKVLKGLLVEHLDALRRFCFSLTGSAADGDDLAQGTVELLLEKGVPADAPFLPWMFRVCKNHWIDGLRSRSRTRTATADELERHQDAHDGQADAFHRIQVGELQRAVEQLDADQRLVLGLVSVQGFSYREAAEILDIPIGTVMSRLSRARKRLLELTEENK; encoded by the coding sequence ATGACTGAGTCGAGCGCGCATCCGGCCTGGTCGTTCGCCGAACCTGGCGCCGCGCAGCCTTCGTGGCGCGCCGAGTCGGCCGCCGGATTCGGTAAGATGGAACGCCCGCGGGAGCCATCGGCCCCCGTGCGGGAGGGTTTAATCGGACACGAGGGGCAGACGACGAGTGGGTCGGCATTGAAGCACTCGAACAAGGTACTGAAAGGGCTCCTGGTCGAGCACCTCGACGCATTGCGCCGGTTCTGCTTCTCACTGACCGGCAGCGCGGCCGACGGCGATGATCTGGCCCAGGGCACGGTGGAATTGTTGCTCGAGAAGGGTGTTCCCGCCGACGCGCCCTTTCTGCCCTGGATGTTCCGGGTCTGCAAGAACCACTGGATCGATGGCCTGCGCTCTCGGTCACGCACACGGACCGCCACGGCCGACGAGCTCGAGCGCCACCAGGATGCACACGATGGACAGGCCGACGCCTTTCATCGGATTCAGGTCGGTGAGTTGCAGCGCGCGGTCGAGCAGCTCGATGCCGATCAACGCCTGGTGCTGGGCCTCGTATCCGTCCAGGGGTTCAGCTACCGCGAAGCGGCCGAGATTCTGGACATTCCCATTGGTACGGTCATGAGCCGACTGTCGCGCGCTCGCAAGCGCCTGCTGGAACTGACCGAGGAGAACAAATGA
- a CDS encoding S8 family serine peptidase, which translates to MPRSLGSSIRWMALGLAFLGLVAGQTVKAAPARAFLTVSTFGLSFEGDLLNEDDIDDDVEDDVEDDVEDDVEDDAEDDAEDDAEDDAEDDAEDDAEDDAEDDAEDDAEDDAEDDAEDDAEDDAEDDAEDDAEDDAEDDAEDDAEDDAEDDAEDDAEDDAEDDAEDDAEDDAEDDAEDDAEDDAEDDAEDDAEDDAEDDAEDDAEDDAEDDAEDDAEDDAEDDAEDDAEDDAEDDAEDDAEDDAEDDAEDEAEDDAEGSDDEAEDEADDRLETPEPEPEALLDEATLDGLVEDVFDMAFDHEGEAILRNELLILTADEDLPELDRLPGWRELEREALPRFESTLVRLLVPRDQNLQSALDRVRQLLPEASIDYNHSYELGQAESAADKHSARRLAGDRYPALPTGPVRLGIIDSGIAQNHEALDSTHIRRRSFLSDEQAPELSHGTAVASLLIGHSEALQGIAPDIELVAAEAFFEAPELGLISTSYQLVQAMDWLSGEDVRVINMSLAGPANRVLERAVELVADEGILIVAAAGNDGPNSAPRYPAAYPGVIAVTAVDRNNRVYLRAVRGEHLDFAAPGVNLSVADPQAIDAYRDRSGTSFAAPFVAALVLHYRSAHPEASPAQLIEWMQDDVVDLGEPGPDPVYGWGLAGASLLAGAGEPDQDSER; encoded by the coding sequence ATGCCCCGAAGCCTGGGCAGCTCGATTCGATGGATGGCCCTGGGCCTGGCCTTCCTCGGCCTCGTCGCCGGGCAGACGGTCAAGGCAGCCCCGGCCCGGGCATTCCTGACCGTCAGCACCTTCGGCCTGTCCTTCGAAGGCGATTTGTTGAATGAGGACGACATTGACGACGACGTCGAAGACGACGTTGAGGACGACGTCGAAGACGACGTTGAGGATGATGCCGAGGACGATGCCGAGGACGACGCCGAAGATGACGCCGAAGATGACGCCGAGGACGATGCCGAGGACGATGCCGAGGACGACGCCGAGGATGACGCAGAGGACGACGCCGAGGACGACGCAGAGGATGACGCAGAGGACGATGCCGAGGACGACGCCGAGGATGACGCAGAGGACGACGCCGAGGATGACGCAGAGGACGACGCAGAGGACGACGCAGAGGACGATGCCGAGGATGATGCCGAGGACGATGCCGAAGACGACGCCGAGGATGACGCCGAGGATGACGCCGAGGATGACGCCGAGGACGACGCCGAGGACGATGCCGAAGACGACGCCGAGGACGACGCAGAGGACGACGCAGAGGACGACGCAGAGGACGATGCCGAGGACGACGCCGAGGACGACGCCGAGGACGATGCCGAGGACGATGCCGAGGACGATGCCGAGGACGACGCCGAGGACGACGCCGAGGACGACGCCGAGGACGACGCCGAGGACGACGCCGAGGACGATGCAGAGGATGAGGCCGAAGACGATGCTGAAGGCAGCGATGACGAGGCCGAGGACGAGGCCGACGATCGCCTCGAGACACCGGAGCCCGAACCGGAAGCCCTGCTCGACGAAGCCACCCTCGATGGCCTGGTCGAGGATGTCTTCGACATGGCCTTCGACCACGAAGGCGAAGCCATCCTTCGGAACGAACTGCTGATCCTGACGGCCGACGAGGATCTACCCGAGCTGGATCGCCTGCCGGGCTGGCGAGAGCTGGAGCGCGAGGCCCTGCCCCGCTTCGAGAGCACCCTGGTTCGACTGCTGGTTCCCAGGGATCAGAACCTTCAGAGCGCACTGGACCGTGTCCGTCAACTGCTGCCCGAGGCCAGCATCGACTACAACCACAGCTACGAGCTGGGCCAGGCCGAGTCGGCAGCGGACAAGCACTCGGCCAGGCGGCTGGCCGGAGACCGCTACCCCGCACTGCCAACGGGCCCGGTTCGCCTGGGGATCATCGACAGCGGGATCGCGCAGAATCACGAAGCACTCGACAGCACCCACATCCGGCGCCGATCATTCCTGAGCGACGAACAAGCGCCGGAGCTCAGCCATGGCACGGCCGTGGCCTCCCTGCTGATCGGGCATTCGGAAGCCCTGCAGGGGATCGCGCCCGACATCGAACTGGTCGCGGCCGAAGCCTTCTTCGAAGCACCCGAACTCGGGCTGATCTCCACCAGCTACCAGCTCGTCCAGGCCATGGACTGGCTGAGCGGCGAGGACGTGCGAGTCATCAACATGAGCCTGGCCGGGCCGGCCAACCGGGTGCTCGAGCGGGCAGTCGAACTGGTGGCCGATGAAGGCATCCTGATCGTCGCCGCGGCCGGCAATGACGGCCCGAACTCAGCCCCCCGTTACCCGGCCGCCTACCCCGGCGTGATCGCCGTGACCGCCGTCGACCGGAACAATCGCGTCTATCTGCGCGCGGTGCGAGGCGAGCACCTGGACTTCGCGGCCCCCGGGGTGAACCTGTCGGTGGCCGACCCTCAGGCCATCGATGCCTACCGAGACCGATCCGGAACATCGTTCGCCGCGCCCTTCGTGGCCGCTCTGGTGCTGCACTATCGATCGGCTCATCCGGAGGCGAGCCCGGCACAGTTGATCGAATGGATGCAGGACGACGTGGTCGACCTGGGTGAGCCCGGGCCCGATCCGGTGTACGGCTGGGGACTGGCCGGCGCCAGCCTGCTGGCCGGCGCCGGAGAGCCTGACCAGGATTCGGAGCGCTGA